The genomic stretch CATTgaggggtcatggggtcacatggggtcaCCCTGGGGTCACAGGGTCACCCTGGGGTCACcatagggtcactatggggtcagTGGAGGGGTCACATGGGGCCACCAAGGGGGGGGTCATTGCAGGGTCATGGGGTCATTGAGAGGTCACAGGGTCACATGGGGTCACCCTAGGGTCATGAGGTCACCAGGGGGTCACCCTGGGGTCACcatagggtcactatggggtcagTGGAGGGGTCACATGGGGGTCATTGAGGGGTCATGGGGTCATTGAGAGGTCATAGGGTCACACGGGGTCACCCTGGGGTCACAGGGTCACAACAGGGGTCACATGGGGTCACCAAGgggggggtcatggggtcatTGAGAGGTCATAGGGTCACACGGGGTCACTGTGGGGTCACGGGGTCACTGTGGGGTCACCAGAGGGGTCACATGGGGTCACCCTGGGGTCACAAgggggggtcatggggtcatTGAGAGGTCATAGGGTCACACGGGGTCACTGTGGGGTCACGGGGTCACAACAGGGGTCACATGGGGTCACCAagggggggtaatggggtcatTGAGAGGTCATAGGGTCACATGGGGTCACCCTGGGGTCACAGGGTCACAACAGGGGTCACATGGGGTCACCAAGGGGGGGGTCATCGGGTCATTGAGAGGTCATAGGGTCACACGGGGTCACTGTGGGGTCACGGGGTCACAACAGGGGTCACATGGGGTCACCAAGgggggggtcatggggtcatTGAGAGGTCATAGGGTCACACGGGGTCACCCTGGGGTCACAGGGTCACCCTGGGGTCACCAGAGGGGTCACCCTGGGGTCACAAGGGGGGGTCATTGCAGGGTCATGGGGTCATTGAGAGGTCATAGGGTCACATGGGGTCACCATAGGGTCACCATaggggtcatggggtcactATAGGGTCACTAATGGGGGGGTGGTCATtgaggggttatggggtcatggggtcaccCTAGGGTCATGAGGTCACATGGGGTCACCATGGGGTCACCAAGGGGGGGTCATTgaggggtcatggggtcacCGTAGGGTCATGAGGTCACATGGGGTCACACAGGGGTCACATGGGGTCACCGGGGGGGTCATTgaggggtcatggggtcacCTAGGGTCATAGGGTCACcatagggtcactatggggtcacCAAGGGGGGGGTCATtgaggggttatggggtcatggggtcaccCTAGGGTCACTGTGGGGTCACGGGGTCACTGTGGGGTCACGCCGTGTCCCTACCGTCGGTGATGGTGACGCCCCTCCCCTGGTAATAGTCCCCGACGCTGACGGCGCTGCCCTGTTTAGTGGCCACGATCCGTACGGTCCGAGCACTATCCGGACAAGCAATGGCGGCCTCCATGGCTTCACTCTGTGCGCCGCCATTTTGAACAAGGCCGCCGCCATTTTGAAACGCCCCCCCACCACCCCCGAACCCGGAAGTGGTCGGGCAGAAGGATTTGTACTTCCAGGTGACGATAGGGGGCGCTGTAGCCGAGCTCTGATAGGAGCAACGGAGTTGAATGGGTTGGAATAGGAGGGCGGTCACGTGGGGGTCCAGCACCGTCACCTGAATGGActcaatgggggctatgggggggggggggggggtattaACTCTGACCCATAAGGTGAAACCCCAGAACCATAAGTGCCCCCCACTTACCCCCCTAAATCCCCCCCTAATATCCTTCCTATTAACCCCCCCATAATCCCCTTCAGACCCCCCAAttacccatatcccccatttccccctatatccccacattaccccccatatcccctattaaccgccccatatcccccttatagtcgccccatttccccccatacCCTATATTTACCCCCCTAACCCTATTACCCCACACTATCCCCACAGTAAAGTGCCAcccccagacccataagtgCCCATTTCAGACCCCACAGAACTGACCCCCCagatcccccatatccccccttatAACCCCCCATTTACAACCCAattcccccccatatccccgcTATAAaccccccaatatcccccctaTTACCTCCAATacctccccatatcccccatgaTCCTTCTCGCCCATGCCACCTTATAACCCCTCATTAACCCATAATCCCCCATTACCTTCCCTCTATcccccctataaacccccccatatcccctattaccccctaatatcccccatattaccccccaTTActacccccatatccccctattacTCCCCATTTCCCCacatatcccccctatatcccctctTATAACCCAATTACCCCACATATATCtccctattaccccccatatccccctataaccccccatttccccctaaTTTCTGTTCTCCCCATtaccccccccatatcccccagtAATAACCCatcatatcccccatataaaccccaatatcccccaatAGCCCCATATATTCCCCCCATTATaagccccatatatcccccccattataacccatactccccccatatatcccccatataaccccatatatcccccatataacccccatatatcccctataataaccccatataaaaaccccattatcccccattacCAGCCATCCATTGACCCAGGTCCCCCATGGAGCGCCCCGAGGCAGATGAGGGCGGCGGCCAATGTGGCGGCCTGGGCTGTGTTGCCAAGATGGCCGGCCCATCAGAAACCAGGTAGGAGGCCCTAAACAATAGAACCcaaattggggggggggggcacccgCATTGAACCCCCTCACCCccttaaaataataacaacccccccccatccacGTGGACCCCCCCATTGGGTTTAATAGGGGTTGGGGGTGGCTGTGATGGGGGTTTTGTGGAATGGGTTGGGGTTTGTAATGCCGGGGGTTTAAAAGGCCGGCCATTTGAACAAAACCCCCCCATTTTAAAGGGCTTGTACTAGTGGGTACAGTCCAGGGGTAGGGCCCCTTTAAGCCAAAGCCCAGCCCACCACCACCCGCACCTGGGAAGCCAACGTGGATTGCGGGGGCAGGTAGATCACGTGACGAGGGAGGCGGAAGTGAAAAACCTTTCCGGCCTATCCGccatctgttgcttttttttctttttttccgccatctttgtttttaaaccctTTTCATGCCCCGGCGTGCTTTGAATGGAaaggggttttttgggggggggtgtggTTTTACCAAACCCCCTCCCCATTAAATTACAATGGGGTTAATTGCCCTCCCATAAGGGGGTAATAGAGAACTAAGGGGGGCAAAAAGGGTCTGGGGGGGGCAACAAGGGtcctgggggaggggggggggaagggtttggccccgccgcctccccaACCCATAAGCACCGGCCCCCTTCATATAGGCCACGCCCCCCTCCGTAATAGGCCTACGCCCCCCTTACCCAATAGGCCACGGCCGCCCTCCATCAATAGGCCCCGCCCTCttcgtcccccccccccccattgtaATATAAGGgagctctgtgccccccccccagggccAGAGTGAGTTGGGATCAGCCCTACGGGCATTCGAAGAAACCCCCCCAACCCtggagaccccccccaatataaAAANNNNNNNNNNNNNNNNNNNNNNNNNNNNNNNNNNNNNNNNNNNNNNNNNNNNNNNNNNNNNNNNNNNNNNNNNNNNNNNNNNNNNNNNNNNNNNNNNNNNNNNNNNNNNNNNNNNNNNNNNNNNNNNNNNNNNNNNNNNNNNNNNNNNNNNNNNNNNNNNNNNNNNNNNNNNNNNNNNNNNNNNNNNNNNNNNNNNNNNNNNNNNNNNNNNNNNNNNNNNNNNNNNNNNNNNNNNNNNNNNNNNNNNNNNNNNNNNNNNNNNNNNNNNNNNNNNNNNNNNNNNNNNNNNNNNNNNNNNNNNNNNNNNNNNNNNNNNNNNNNNNNNNNNNNNNNNNNNNNNNNNNNNNNNNNNNNNNNNNNNNNNNNNNNNNNNNNNNNNNNNNNNNNNNNNNNNNNNNNNNNNNNNNNNNNNNNNNNNNNNNNNNNNNNNNNNNNNNNNNNNNNNNNNNNNNNNNNNNNNNNNNNNNNNNNNNNNNNNNNNNNNNNNNNNNNNNNNNNNNNNNNNNNNNNNNNNNNNNNNNNNNNNNNNNNNNNNNNNNNNNNNNNNNNNNNNNNNNNNNNNNNNNNNNNNNNNNNNNNNNNNNNNNNNNNNNNNNNNNNNNNNNNNNNNNNNNNNNNNNNNNNNNNNNNNNNNNNNNNNNNNNNNNNNNNNNNNNNNNNNNNNNNNNNNNNNNNNNNNNNNNNNNNNNNNNNNNNNNNNNNNNNNNNNNNNNNNNNNNNNNNNNNNNNNNNNNNNNNNNNNNNNNNNNNNNNNNNNNNNNNNNNNNNNNNNNNNNNNNNNNNNNNNNNNNNNNNNNNNNNNNNNNNNNNNNNNNNNNNNNNNNNNNNNNNNNNNNNNNNNNNNNNNNNNNNNNNNNNNNNNNNNNNNNNNNNNNNNNNNNNNNNNNNNNNNNNNNNNNNNNNNNNNNNNNNNNNNNNNNNNNNNNNNNNNNNNNNNNNNNNNNNNNNNNNNNNNNNNNNNNNNNNNNNNNNNNNNNNNNNNNNNNNNNNNNNNNNNNNNNNNNNNNNNNNNNNNNNNNNNNNNNNNNNNNNNNNNNNNNNNNNNNNNNNNNNNNNNNNNNNNNNNNNNNNNNNNNNNNNNNNNNNNNNNNNNNNNNNNNNNNNNNNNNNNNNNNNNNNNNNNNNNNNNNNNNNNNNNNNNNNNNNNNNNNNNNNNNNNNNNNNNNNNNNNNNNNNNNNNNNNNNNNNNNNNNNNNNNNNNNNNNNNNNNNNNNNNNNNNNNNNNNNNNNNNNNNNNNNNNNNNNNNNNNNNNNNNNNNNNNNNNNNNNNNNNNNNNNNNNNNNNNNNNNNNNNNNNNNNNNNNNNNNNNNNNNNNNNNNNNNNNNNNNNNNNNNNNNNNNNNNNNNNNNNNNNNNNNNNNNNNNNNNNNNNNNNNNNNNNNNNNNNNNNNNNNNNNNNNNNNNNNNNNNNNNNNNNNNNNNNNNNNNNNNNNNNNNNNNNNNNNNNNNNNNNNNNNNNNNNNNNNNNNNNNNNNNNNNNNNNNNNNNNNNNNNNNNNNNNNNNNNNNNNNNNNNNNNNNNNNNNNNNNNNNNNNNNNNNNNNNNNNNNNNNNNNNNNNNNNNNNNNNNNNNNNNNNNNNNNNNNNNNNNNNNNNNNNNNNNNNNNNNNNNNNNNNNNNNNNNNNNNNNNNNNNNNNNNNNNNNNNNNNNNNNNNNNNNNNNNNNNNNNNNNNNNNNNNNNNNNNNNNNNNNNNNNNNNNNNNNNNNNNNNNNNNNNNNNNNNNNNNNNNNNNNNNNNNNNNNNNNNNNNNNNNNNNNNNNNNNNNNNNNNNNNNNNNNNNNNNNNNNNNNNNNNNNNNNNNNNNNNNNNNNNNNNNNNNNNNNNNNNNNNNNNNNNNNNNNNNNNNNNNNNNNNNNNNNNNNNNNNNNNNNNNNNNNNNNNNNNNNNNNNNNNNNNNNNNNNNNNNNNNNNNNNNNNNNNNNNNNNNNNNNNNNNNNNNNNNNNNNNNNNNNNNNNNNNNNNNNNNNNNNNNNNNNNNNNNNNNNNNNNNNNNNNNNNNNNNNNNNNNNNNNNNNNNNNNNNNNNNNNNNNNNNNNNNNNNNNNNNNNNNNNNNNNNNNNNNNNNNNNNNNNNNNNNNNNNNNNNNNNNNNNNNNNNNNNNNNNNNNNNNNNNNNNNNNNNNNNNNNNNNNNNNNNNNNNNNNNNNNNNNNNNNNNNNNNNNNNNNNNNNNNNNNNNNNNNNNNNNNNNNNNNNNNNNNNNNNNNNNNNNNNNNNNNNNNNNNNNNNNNNNNNNNNNNNNNNNNNNNNNNNNNNNNNNNNNNNNNNNNNNNNNNNNNNNNNNNNNNNNNNNNNNNNNNNNNNNNNNNNNNNNNNNNNNNNNNNNNNNNNNNNNNNNNNNNNNNNNNNNNNNNNNNNNNNNNNNNNNNNNNNNNNNNNNNNNNNNNNNNNNNNNNNNNNNNNNNNNNNNNNNNNNNNNNNNNNNNNNNNNNNNNNNNNNNNNNNNNNNNNNNNNNNNNNNNNNNNNNNNNNNNNNNNNNNNNNNNNNNNNNNNNNNNNNNNNNNNNNNNNNNNNNNNNNNNNNNNNNNNNNNNNNNNNNNNNNNNNNNNNNNNNNNNNNNNNNNNNNNNNNNNNNNNNNNNNNNNNNNNNNNNNNNNNNNNNNNNNNNNNNNNNNNNNNNNNNNNNNNNNNNNNNNNNNNNNNNNNNNNNNNNNNNNNNNNNNNNNNNNNNNNNNNNNNNNNNNNNNNNNNNNNNNNNNNNNNNNNNNNNNNNNNNNNNNNNNNNNNNNNNNNNNNNNNNNNNNNNNNNNNNNNNNNNNNNNNNNNNNNNNNNNNNNNNNNNNNNNNNNNNNNNNNNNNNNNNNNNNNNNNNNNNNNNNNNNNNNNNNNNNNNNNNNNNNNNNNNNNNNNNNNNNNNNNNNNNNNNNNNNNNNNNNNNNNNNNNNNNNNNNNNNNNNNNNNNNNNNNNNNNNNNNNNNNNNNNNNNNNNNNNNNNNNNNNNNNNNNNNNNNNNNNNNNNNNNNNNNNNNNNNNNNNNNNNNNNNNNNNNNNNNNNNNNNNNNNNNNNNNNNNNNNNNNNNNNNNNNNNNNNNNNNNNNNNNNNNNNNNNNNNNNNNNNNNNNNNNNNNNNNNNNNNNNNNNNNNNNNNNNNNNNNNNNNNNNNNNNNNNNNNNNNNNNNNNNNNNNNNNNNNNNNNNNNNNNNNNNNNNNNNNNNNNNNNNNNNNNNNNNNNNNNNNNNNNNNNNNNNNNNNNNNNNNNNNNNNNNNNNNNNNNNNNNNNNNNNNNNNNNNNNNNNNNNNNNNNNNNNNNNNNNNNNNNNNNNNNNNNNNNNNNNNNNNNNNNNNNNNNNNNNNNNNNNNNNNNNNNNNNNNNNNNNNNNNNNNNNNNNNNNNNNNNNNNNNNNNNNNNNNNNNNNNNNNNNNNNNNNNNNNNNNNNNNNNNNNNNNNNNNNNNNNNNNNNNNNNNNNNNNNNNNNNNNNNNNNNNNNNNNNNNNNNNNNNNNNNNNNNNNNNNNNNNNNNNNNNNNNNNNNNNNNNNNNNNNNNNNNNNNNNNNNNNNNNNNCCCATATCCCCCTATGGACCCCTTTAtccccctataggatccccatatccccctataggctccccatagcacccctatatccccccatagcacccctatatccccctatggccccccatatccccctatagcccccccatatccccctataggggggatgggggggtggtTGTGGGGCACAGAGGCCCCATTGTCCCCTATGGGGCCGTGGGGGTGACAGCGGCGCGATAGGAATCTGGCTGTGGGCAGCaagtgggggagggggggaccctatagggggaccctataaggggggatatggggacaggggaccctataagggtTGGGGGGATCCTATAAGGGGTGATATGGGGataggggaccctataaggggggaTTATGGGGATAGGGGACCTTATAAGGGGGGATTATGGGGataggggaccctataaggggggattatggggataggggaccctataaaggggggatatggggacaggggaccctataaggggggattatggggataggggaccctataaggggggatatggggacaggggaccctataaggggggattatggggataggggaccccataagaggggatatatggggacaAGGTCAGTGGTgaccctatagggtccttatggggtcattggAGTCCCcatagggtccttatggggtcagtggtgtccatatagggtccttatggggccaTTGgagtccctatagggtccttatggggcaTTGgagtccctatagggtccttatggggtcagtggtgtccctataggatccttatggggtcattggAGTCCCTATAGAGTCCTTATGGGGGCATTGGTGTCCCTATAGTTGCCTTATGGGGCAttggtgtccctatagggtccttatggggtcagtggtgtccatatagggtccttatggggccaTTGgagtccctatagggtccttatggggccaTTGgagtccctatagggtccttatggggtcagtggtgtccctatagggtccttatggggcattggtgtccctatagggtccttatggggccaTTGGAGTCCCTATAGGGTTCTTATGGGGCATTGgagtccctatagggtccttatgggggcATTAgagtccctatagggtccttatgggggcATTAgagtccctatagggtccttatggggtcagtggtgtCCCTATAGGGTACTTATGGGGGCACTGgagtccctatagggtccttatggggtcagtggtgtccctatagggtccttatggggcaTTGGAGTCCCTATAGAGTCCTTATGGGGCATTGGTGTCCCTATAGGATcgttatggggtcagtggtgtccatatagggtccttatggggccaTTGgagtccctatagggtccttatggggccaTTGGAGTCCCTATAGGGTCTTTATAGGGTCAGGCTGTGCCTGGCACCGTACTGAGGCCATAGGAGACAATGGAGAACAATGGGGCCAAGCAGGAGaacaatgggacaatgggggacaatggggacaatgggggcaCTGTGGGTGGGCCGGATGTGGGGGGGTCACCGgatgtcccccccccccattaatccccTATAGGTCATggccccccccccatccatggagctgctggtgctgacGGTGCTGCTTATGGGAACAGGTATGGGGGGGGGGCCTATATCCCATTATAGGgtcatataaccccattatagggtcctATATCCCATTATAGGGTCCTATATCCCATTATAGGGTCCTAtaccccattatagggtcctATATCCCATTATAGGGTCTTATAGCCCATTATAGGgtcctataaccccattatagggtcctATATCCCATTATAGGGTCTTATACCCCATTATGGAGTCTTATAGCCCATTATAGGGTCTTATATCCCATTATGGGGTCTTATATCCCATTATGGGGTCTTATAGCCCATTATAGGGTCCTATATCCCATTATAGGGTCCTATATCCCATTATAGGGTTCTATAGTCTGTTATAAGGTCCTATACCCCCATTATGGGGTCCTATAACCCCATTGTAGGGTCCTATATCCCACTGTAGAGTCCTATAGCCCATTATAGAGTCCTAGAACCCATTATAGAGTCCTATAAGCCCATTATATAGGCCCccccctataggccccataggcctCAAAggcccccataggaccccatagccccccataggacccctataggccccccataggaccccatagccccccataggaccccatagaccctcataggacccccctcaccccatagatcccataggaccccatagacccccataggcccccacAGGCCTCATAGGCCTCATAGGCCCCCATAGGCCtcataggccccataggcccccatagGCCTCATAGGCCCCCATAGGCCCTCACAGGCTTCATAGGCTCCATAGGCCCCCATTGGCCTCATAGGCCTCTGTAGGCCTCATAGGCCCCCACAGGCCtcataggccccataggcctCAAAAGCCTCTACAAGCCCCCATAGGCCtcataggccccataggcctCAAAGGCCTCTACAGGCCCCCACAG from Coturnix japonica isolate 7356 unplaced genomic scaffold, Coturnix japonica 2.1 chrUnrandom696, whole genome shotgun sequence encodes the following:
- the LOC107307601 gene encoding lipolysis-stimulated lipoprotein receptor-like, which translates into the protein MGDLGQWMAAPIESIQVTVLDPHVTALLFQPIQLRCSYQSSATAPPIVTWKYKSFCPTTSGFGGGGGAFQNGGGLVQNGGAQSEAMEAAIACPDSARTVRIVATKQGSAVSVGDYYQGRGVTITDGRDTA